The following coding sequences are from one Brienomyrus brachyistius isolate T26 chromosome 15, BBRACH_0.4, whole genome shotgun sequence window:
- the abhd8b gene encoding protein ABHD8, with the protein MLTSIMDGILCCLAGKSANVVVPIETCEPADGFEFVEVKPGRVLRVRHIVPERSVVTERASGQGGSVHCKRKITVYRNGQLIIENLGDVVRSELLHCQNGDPEHSSTLEVELSNYNSAATSTGTPDPQPASLPGQPPVPRRRHRKPKRTVLIDCERKISSCKGTHSDVALFFMHGVGGSLDIWGSQLDFFSRLGYEVIAPDLAGHGGSSAPQIAAAYTFYALAEDMRAIFKRYARRRNVLIGHSYGVSFCTFLAHEYPEQVHKVVMINGGGPTALEPSLCSIFNLPACVLHCLTPCLAWSFLKAGFARQGAKEKQLLKEGNAFNVSSFVLRAMMSGQYWPEGDEVYHAEIAVPVLLVHGMHDKFVPVEEDQHMAEILLLAFLKVIDEGSHMVMMECPETVNTLLHEFFLWEPDNSSKPKQETIESTTHKIHPANGEAQLAADNEP; encoded by the exons ATGCTGACAAGTATCATGGACGGGATCCTCTGCTGCCTCGCTGGCAAGTCCGCCAACGTGGTTGTGCCCATCGAGACGTGCGAGCCGGCCGACGGCTTCGAGTTCGTGGAGGTGAAGCCTGGGAGGGTGCTGCGGGTGCGACACATCGTCCCTGAGCGATCGGTGGTGACGGAGCGCGCCAGTGGCCAAGGAGGCAGTGTGCACTGCAAACGTAAGATCACGGTGTATCGCAATGGGCAGCTGATCATCGAGAACCTCGGCGATGTGGTTCGCTCCGAGCTGCTGCACTGTCAGAACGGCGACCCGGAGCACAGCAGCACGCTGGAGGTGGAGCTCTCCAACTACAACAGCGCTGCTACCTCTACGGGGACCCCCGATCCCCAACCGGCTTCACTGCCGGGACAACCGCCTGTGCCCCGCCGTCGTCACCGCAAGCCCAAGCGCACAGTGCTCATCGATTGTGAGCGCAAAATATCGAGCTGTAAGGGCACCCACTCAGACGTGGCGCTCTTTTTCATGCACGGTGTGGGTGGCTCACTGGACATCTGGGGAAGTCAGCTGGATTTTTTCTCACGTTTGGGCTATGAGGTCATCGCCCCTGATCTGGCCGGGCATGGTGGCAGCTCTGCCCCGCAGATAGCTGCTGCCTACACTTTTTATGCTCTGGCGGAAGATATGCGAGCCATCTTCAAGCGATACGCCAGACGGCGGAACGTTCTCATCGGACATTCCTACGG GGTGTCGTTCTGCACCTTCCTGGCCCATGAGTACCCAGAGCAGGTGCATAAGGTGGTGATGATCAACGGAGGGGGGCCCACAGCCCTGGAGCCCAGCCTCTGCTCCATCTTCAACCTGCCCGCCTGTGTGCTACACTGCCTGACACCCTGTCTGGCCTGGAGCTTCCTCAA AGCTGGGTTTGCCCGGCAAGGAGCCAAGGAGAAGCAGCTTCTGAAGGAGGGCAATGCCTTCAACGTGTCGTCCTTCGTCCTGAGGGCCATGATGAGCGGACAGTACTGGCCGGAAGGGGACGAGGTGTACCATGCGGAGATCGCCGTGCCCGTCCTGCTGGTGCATGGCATGCACGACAAGTTTGTGCCAGTTGAGGAAGaccagcacatggcagag ATTCTGCTCCTAGCCTTCCTGAAGGTCATCGATGAAGGCAGCCACATGGTGATGATGGAGTGTCCAGAAACAGTCAACACTCTTCTTCATGAATTCTTCCTCTGGGAGCCTGATAATTCATCCAAACCCAAACAAGAAACCATCGAGTCCACTACACACAAGATTCATCCAGCCAATGGGGAAGCTCAGCTGGCGGCAGATAATGAGCCCTGA
- the ankle1 gene encoding ankyrin repeat and LEM domain-containing protein 1: protein MFSDKKNLTLRLCKAVNDGEPRTVEALLLQGANPNLVLRKGVAAVHLAVGKETEKRIRCLKLLLQHGADPNARSVEDLTPLHVAALWGCYQNLKLLLQNGGNPNLEDQDGNTATDLANQQDNRKCAQLLKEYRSWDALGTDDNDLPQFQYSFYRGQDCRDTSPHSGTVDSSAGLHDLSLLSDYGEGPLSSTRRSSSLNLSRINSRPSWRGRSQLSGLPDFTDLQGRRTQEWNQEFNMDLAAPSILSSTRISAGQQSYSGVLPVVEEKESLVYSQKMQCDPVIHKRPTNELPPQPDPLYSSRCASRKSVSFKDVDDYFPVFADESPKQNENQSHHSSTDTTVDFTDYPEFLNLERLASVSHNQGIDVTSPDHVFVFSRDNHCASPDLDKTVVGNWLMEGKDEGEKDNCDLAKIKGPIQPVCSSSGSSGPSEYSSCDSDPYTTVLGPCILHRNTSFSDDDRETGAMSQQDRGSPGMASPNIQVCEATEQSESAKLLLITEKSLNTVDSEEYKGVLDVSGKGTALPNKANKSTSKVAACLSQLINDLVLSPKSPSVKCNAEGLKNVKKEGSDIPVEEPEWPCEDKGKVLRGVMDLSKGCRESCSVDGDGGLLPLSPFVTGRTRSRLSRSSSRVSSNIADSSVHSLFEDSLPTPSRLQLRQTRTPNSGRMPSIAANSQCSSPARLMRRATTTKDTMVHCFQETQTRTLPSESQADTLIISDSAADTVILEKVCGESATNSLADEQATRLGFLNSHGMNDTEFLTDDRSSSEGKGLMQELSSGESLEAAWGIKDKESLITDDGDTGDSQLEVVPHTPTAKYCCTSPVTPASGRTMRYSISRLSASHKPRRLADLSYTPGGRPLIPSEEQPVEYLYTDIEKGHELIECHVPPTTNVTLSSETSLATSDDTVLYDWRSLQLSLGKGKENEKPQEEILLDTAGLTDRELRRRLQELGEQPGPISRFTRPAYINKLNSLLQKSKNQQLAAHNTGYSLELASALETFTLPNCQAEEMALCQQFDQPDQNRKWREGITKSSFNYVLLDPRVTKNLPSRSSCITPTECFHAFVNAIFYIGKGKRSRPYSHLYEALEYHRGDKTSKKLCSKVQHILQVWGAGQGVISLHCFQNVIPVEAYTREACMVDAIGLKMLTNQKRGDYYGVVSTWPLKRRRELGVHLLYRAMQIFLAEGERQLRPADI, encoded by the exons ATGTTTTCAGATAAAAAGAACTTAACATTGCGGCTATGTAAGGCAGTTAATGACGGCGAACCAAG GACTGTCGAGGCCCTGCTTTTGCAAGGTGCCAATCCGAACCTCGTCCTCCGCAAAGGTGTCGCCGCCGTGCATTTGGCTGTTGGTAAAGAGACCGAGAAGCGAATCCGCTGCCTGAAGCTGCTGCTTCAGCATGGTGCAGACCCCAACGCCAG ATCTGTGGAGGATTTAACCCCTTTGCACGTTGCTGCTTTGTGGGGTTGCTATCAGAACCTCAAACTGCTTTTACAAAATGGGGGGAATCCTAATTTAGAGGACCAG GATGGGAATACAGCAACTGACTTGGCAAACCAGCAAGACAACCGCAAATGTGCCCAGCTTCTGAAGGAATATCGGTCTTGGGATGCACTGGGGACAGACGACAATGATCTGCCACAATTCCAGTACT CTTTTTACCGTGGTCAAGATTGCAGAGATACTTCTCCCCACAGTGGAACAGTGGACAGCAGTGCTGGATTACATGACCTATCCTTGCTGAGTGACTATGGTGAGGGGCCCCTCAGCAGCACCAGACGATCCTCCTCGCTGAACCTGTCTAGGATCAATAGCAGACCCTCCTGGAGAGGCAGGTCCCAGCTATCAGGACTGCCAGACTTCACTGATCTTCAGGGGCGTCGCACTCAGGAATGGAACCAGGAGTTTAACATGGATCTAGCAGCTCCGTCCATACTCAGCAGCACTCGGATATCAGCTGGTCAGCAGTCTTATTCTGGGGTTTTGCCAGTGGTGGAGGAGAAAGAGTCCCTTGTTTACTCTCAAAAAATGCAGTGCGATCCTGTGATACACAAAAGACCAACAAATGAACTTCCTCCTCAGCCGGACCCACTTTACTCCTCAAGGTGCGCCAGCCGCAAAAGTGTAAGCTTTAAGGATGTGGATGACTACTTCCCTGTGTTTGCTGATGAGTCACCCAAACAGAATGAAAATCAAAGCCACCACTCCTCAACTGACACAACAGTTGACTTCACAGACTACCCAGAATTCCTGAATTTAGAGCGCTTGGCATCTGTCTCGCACAATCAGGGAATTGATGTTACTTCTCCTGATCATGTCTTTGTTTTTTCCCGAGACAACCACTGTGCAAGTCCTGATTTGGATAAGACTGTGGTTGGAAACTGGCTAATGGAGGGAAAAGATGAGGGGGAGAAGGACAATTGTGACTTGGCCAAGATAAAAGGGCCTATTCAACCTGTATGCAGCTCCAGTGGTAGCAGTGGACCCAGTGAatacagcagctgtgacagtgaTCCATACACTACTGTTCTGGGGCCTTGCATCCTTCACAGGAACACATCGTTTAGTGATGATGATAGGGAAACTGGGGCAATGTCCCAACAAGATCGAGGTTCTCCAGGAATGGCCTCCCCAAATATACAGGTGTGCGAAGCAACAGAGCAGTCTGAATCAGCAAAATTACTGCTTATTACTGAAAAGTCGTTGAATACTGTTGATTCAGAAGAGTATAAAGGTGTCTTAGATGTAAGTGGAAAAGGCACGGCTCTCCCCAATAAGGCCAACAAGAGCACTTCAAAAGTAGCTGCCTGTCTTTCTCAATTAATTAATGACCTGGTACTGTCTCCTAAGAGCCCTTCAGTAAAATGTAATGCAGAAGGTctgaaaaatgtgaaaaaagaagGTTCAGACATCCCAGTTGAAGAACCTGAGTGGCCGTGTGAAGACAAAGGGAAAGTATTGAGAGGAGTTATGGATCTTTCAAAAGGCTGTCGTGAGTCTTGTAGTGTTGATGGAGATGGGGGCTTGCTTCCTCTGAGCCCATTTGTCACAGGGAGGACTCGCTCCAGGCTCAGTCGCAGCTCCTCCAGAGTCAGTAGTAACATTGCAGATTCCTCAGTCCATTCGCTTTTTGAAGACTCCTTGCCTACGCCGAGCCGACTGCAGCTCCGCCAAACCAGAACGCCCAACAGTGGGAGGATGCCCAGCATCGCAGCAAATAGCCAGTGCAGCAGTCCAGCACGTTTAATGAGACGGGCAACCACAACGAAGGACACCATGGTTCATTGTTTCCAGGAAACTCAGACCAGAACTCTTCCATCTGAaagccaggcagacacactgatcaTCTCTGATAGTGCAGCTGACACAGTCATCCTGGAGAAAGTCTGTGGAGAAAGTGCAACAAACTCCCTGGCAGATGAGCAAGCAACAAGATTAGGCTTCCTCAATAGTCATGGCATGAATGACACTGAGTTTCTCACGGATGATCGGTCCAGTTCAGAAGGGAAAGGACTCATGCAGGAGTTGAGCTCGGGCGAATCGCTGGAAGCGGCTTGGGGTATCAAGGACAAAGAGTCTTTGATCACTGATGATGGGGACACTGGGGACTCCCAGTTGGAAGTAGTCCCACACACACCAACAGCTAAGTACTGTTGCACATCACCCGTGACGCCAGCATCTGGGCGCACCATGCGGTACAGCATCAGTAGGCTCTCTGCCTCCCACAAGCCTCGGAGGCTGGCTGATCTGTCTTACACCCCAGGTGGGAGGCCCCTGATTCCCAGTGAGGAGCAGCCCGTTGAGTACCTGTACACTGATATCGAGAAGGGACACGAGCTGATCGAATGCCATGTGCCGCCCACCACCAATGTCACTCTTAGTTCTGAAACCAGTCTGGCCACAAGCGATGACACCGTGCTGTACGACTGGCGTTCCCTGCAGCTCAGTCTTGGGAAAGGAAAGGAGAACGAGAAGCCCCAGGAGGAGATTCTCCTGGATACAGCAGGCCTGACAGATAGGGAGCTAAGGAGGAGGTTGCAGGAATTAGGAGAGCAGCCAGGACCCATCAGCAGGTTCACCCGCCCAGCGTACATCAACAAATTGAATAGTCTGCTTCAGAAGTCCAAGAACCAGCAGCTTGCTGCCCATAACACAG GCTACAGTTTAGAACTGGCCAGTGCTCTGGAGACTTTCACCCTACCAAACTGCCAGGCTGAGGAGATGGCCCTGTGCCAGCAGTTTGACCAACCTGACCAGAACAGGAAGTGGCGGGAAGGAATCACCAAGTCAAGTTTTAATTATGTGCTGCTTGACCCAAG AGTGACGAAGAACCTACCATCCCGTAGCTCATGTATAACACCCACAGAGTGTTTCCACGCCTTCGTCAATGCCATCTTCTACATAGGCAAGGGGAAACGGTCCCGTCCATACAGCCACCTCTATGAGGCGCTGGAGTATCACAGAGGGGACAAAACCTCAAAG AAGCTGTGCTCTAAGGTGCAGCACATCCTGCAGGTGTGGGGGGCAGGCCAAGGGGTCATCTCCCTGCACTGCTTCCAGAACGTCATCCCCGTGGAGGCCTACACCCGCGAAGCTTGCATGGTAGATGCCATTG GCCTAAAGATGCTCACCAACCAAAAGCGTGGGGATTACTATGGCGTGGTGTCCACTTGGCCGTTGAAAAGGCGGCGCGAGCTGGGTGTTCACCTGCTCTATCGCGCCATGCAGATCTTCCTGGCTGAGGGAGAGCGGCAGTTGCGACCGGCAGATATCTAA
- the lmnb2 gene encoding lamin-B2, protein MATATPSRTATESARSASTPLSPTRISRLQEKEELQHLNDRLAVYIDRVRALELENDRLMVKVSEKEEVTTREVTGIKALYEAELADARRVLDETARERARLQIDLGKANAELEEATKNWKKKDGDLASALARIKELDSLYIRSEAALSTAASENASLGAELADLKSQLTKAEDAHAVAKKQLETETLQRVDLENRCQSVSEELEFRKTMFDEEVRETRRRHEKRMVEVDSGNKQDYDYKLAQALQDLRKQHEDQVAVYRAELEHTFKAKLDHAKVSSDLNDQAVNAAREELQESRMRIESLSYQLSAFQKQASAAEERIRELEEVLAGDREKHRRQVDGKEREMAEMRECMQQQLNEYQDLLDVKLALDMEINAYRKLLEGEEDRLKLSPSPSSRVTVSRAATTSSSTTRSSRAKRKRVELEESGAASQPKVHINQEAEASGNITVEEIDLEGKSVTLRNVSEKDQSLGSWRLKRKIGDGDEITYKFTPKYVLKAGQTVTIWSADAGVSHSPPTDLLWKSQSSWGTGDNIVTFLVNSNGEEVAKRTVTKIIVHVENEDDEDADFGEEDLFHQQGDPKASSRECLIM, encoded by the exons ATGGCGACTGCAACCCCCAGCCGCACGGCTACCGAAAGCGCTCGGTCGGCTAGCACTCCGCTTTCCCCGACGCGGATCTCACGGCTGCAGGAGAAGGAGGAACTGCAGCACCTGAACGATAGGCTGGCCGTCTACATCGACCGTGTGCGGGCGCTGGAGCTGGAGAATGACCGGCTTATGGTGAAGGTgtcggagaaggaggaggtcaCCACTCGGGAG GTTACCGGCATCAAGGCCTTGTATGAAGCAGAGCTGGCAGATGCCCGGCGTGTCCTGGATGAAACGGCCCGTGAAAGAGCCCGGCTGCAGATCGATCTTGGCAAAGCCAACGCTGAGCTTGAGGAGGCCACCAAGAA tTGGAAAAAGAAGGACGGTgatctggcttcagctctggccCGCATTAAGGAGCTGGATTCACTGTACATCAGGAGCGAAGCGGCGCTCAGCACTGCCGCGAGTGAGAATGCGTCTCTCGGCGCTGAGCTTGCTGACCTGAAATCCCAGCTCACTAAG gcTGAAGATGCTCATGCAGTTGCTAAGAAGCAGCTGGAAACAGAAACTTTGCAGAGAGTGGATTTGGAGAACCGCTGCCAGAGCGTGTCGGAGGAACTGGAGTTCAGGAAGACCATGTTTGATGAG GAGGTGCGCGAGACTCGCAGGCGTCACGAGAAGCGGATGGTGGAGGTGGACAGTGGGAACAAGCAGGACTATGACTACAAGCTGGCGCAGGCACTGCAGGATCTGCGCAAGCAGCACGAGGATCAGGTGGCCGTCTACAGGGCGGAGCTGGAGCACACGTTTAAGGCCAAG CTGGATCACGCCAAAGTGTCGTCTGACCTCAATGACCAGGCTGTAAACGCAGCTCGAGAGGAGCTGCAGGAGTCACGCATGAGGATTGAAAGCCTCAGCTACCAGCTCTCCGCCTTCCAGAAACAG GCCAGTGCAGCTGAGGAGCGCATCCGCGAGCTGGAGGAAGTCCTGGCCGGCGATCGGGAGAAGCATCGGCGTCAGGTGGACGGCAAGGAGCGCGAGATGGCCGAGATGAGGGAATGCATGCAGCAGCAGCTGAATGAGTACCAAGACCTGCTGGACGTCAAGCTGGCCCTGGACATGGAGATCAACGCCTACAGGAAGCTgctggagggagaggaagataG GTTAAAACTGTCTCCCAGCCCATCTTCCCGGGTGACAGTGTCTCGAGCTGctaccaccagcagcagcaccacaCGCTCGTCTCGCGCCAAGAGAAAGCGAGTCGAGCTGGAAGAGTCTGGGGCCGCAAGTCAGCCTAAGGTCCACATTAACCAAGAAGCCGAGGCCTCGGGCAACATCACTGTCGAGGAGATAGACCTAGAGGGCAAGAGTGTCACCCTCAGAAATGTATCTGAGAAG GATCAATCACTTGGCAGCTGGAGACTGAAAAGGAAAATTGGAGACGGGGATGAAATAACCTACAAATTTACACCAAAATATGTCCTCAAAGCAGGGCAGACTGTCACG ATCTGGAGTGCTGATGCTGGAGTGTCTCACAGTCCACCCACTGACCTGCTCTGGAAAAGCCAGAGTTCCTGGGGCACTGGTGACAATATTGTCACCTTTTTGGTGAACTCAAATGGCGAG GAGGTGGCCAAGAGAACGGTCACCAAAATCATAGTACATGTGGAGAATGAAGATGATGAGGATGCTGACTTTGGTGAAGAAGATCTCTTCCATCAACAG GGAGACCCAAAGGCTTCATCCAGGGAATGTTTAATTATGTGA
- the rpl36 gene encoding 60S ribosomal protein L36, which yields MFSIFFHPIRFGYPESSAETVLPVWSPLVRTEMAIRYPMAVGLNKGHPVTKNVSKPRHSRRRGQLTKHTKFVRDMIREVCGFAPYERRAMELLKVSKDKRALKFIKKRVGTHIRAKRKREELSNVLAAMRKAAAKKE from the exons ATGTTTTCTATATTTTTCCATCCTATACGCTTTggttacccagaatcctccgcTGAAACGGTCCTTCCGGTGTGGTCGCCATTAGTGAGAACAG AAATGGCAATCCGATATCCTATGGCCGTGGGCCTTAATAAAGGCCACCCTGTCACCAAAAACGTTTCCAAACCTAGACACAGTCGTAGGAGAGGG CAACTGACCAAGCACACCAAGTTTGTGCGCGACATGATTCGTGAGGTGTGCGGCTTTGCTCCCTATGAGAGGCGCGCCATGGAGCTGCTGAAGGTCTCCAAAGACAAGCGTGCGCTCAAGTTCATCAAGAAGAGG GTGGGAACTCACATCCGTGctaaaagaaagagagaggagCTCAGCAACGTCCTGGCTGCCATGCGCAAGGCGGCAGCCAAGAAGGAATAA